ATTCCTCAAGCAAGGCACTCCGTTTCTTGGCTCTAGGCAATTTTTCTGGTTGTCCTACAACTGTGGAATATTCTCCCTACTCATTTCCACCTCTTAACTACTCTAACTAACTTCCTACAGGTTCTACTTAAAAATCTCAACTTCTGTAAGAaactcttccaaattttccttaattctagtgccttccttttgttgattatttccaatttatcttgaatACAAACTGTTCACAAGTAGTTActggcatgttgtctcctccaataggctgtgtgctccttgagagcaggggctgtgttttctctctttttgtatcttggcatagtgcctggcacaaagtggcacttaatatttattgacaatTAAAATGCATCATAAATATGCAAGATTATATTATTCACATTCTTAtagtaccttaaggtttacaagtGATTTCTTTGCCCAACTAGAAAAATGTCCCCATTTTGTACGTGAAGAAACTgactcagagagggtaagtgatttgcccaagaccacagtGAGTAGCCTTCAGGAATCAGACGCAAGCTTTCTGACCCTTTTGACTATCCATCCCATCCAGTACTTTTCTCATGGATACCAGAGATCCTGTTTAGTGTTCCAAAACGTGCAATATTTCTTCCTCTACAACAGGAAGTACTAagatcattttctttccttactaCATTAACTTCTTTCTGACtatttaaaatcaatttaaagaCATAAAAAACCCAAAGCACTTAACTTCATAGTTAAGCAGCAGAAGCAGTCACAATGCAAGACTCCTCTTTTTTCGATGGAGAACACTGCAGTTCTTTGCTGCAGGAACTCGCAAAActcaaaaagtgaaaaaaaagtttatgaaaCAATATTAAATGTTGGACAATATATGAACTGCTTTTTTACACCGTAAAGAAAATATATGACTTACACTTTGGTGCCACATGATGTCGCTGTCGACTACGGAATATCTCTAAACATTCTCTTTTGGGTCTTAGAAACTCCGTTTTGTCTTTAAATGATGCAAAGCAATGGCGGATGCTGGAGAATATAACTGAAGAAACCGACACCCATATTTACCCTCGTTCCAATATTTGAGCTACCCTTCGGAACAAAGGGAAGAGCGTTTGCGATGGTGTTTTCCTGGGGAGGCGTCTTGGGAGCTCAGCAGTTACTATTCCTATTTCTTCTCTACACGTCCTGGGAGATGGGGAGCGGTCAGGTCCATTACTCGCTGCCTGAAGAAGCAAAACACGGTACGTTTGTGGGACGAATCACGCAGGACCTGGGTCTGGAGGTCGGGGAGCTGGTGTCGAGGCTGTTCCGGGTGGTGTCCAAGGGCAGCAGGGACTACCTGGAGGTAAATGTGCAGAATGGCATTTTGTTTGTGAATTCTCGGATCGACCGGGAGGAGCTGTGCGGACGAAACCTGATTTGTAGCATCCACCTTGAGGTGATCGTGGAGAAGCCGCTGCAGGTTTTCCATGTGGAGGTGGAGATCAAGGACATTAATGACAACCCACCCTTGTTCCCAGTGAAGGAACAAAAGCTGTTTATTCCCGAATTCAGGTTGCCGGACTCAAGATTTCCTGTAGAGGGAGCTTCTGACCCAGATATTGGATCTAATGCCTTACTTACTTATAGGCTCAGCACCAACGATTACTTTATTCTAGAAGTAAAATCAAAGAATGACCAAAGTAAATTGGTTGAACTAGTGCTTAAAAAACCGCTGGACAGAGAGGAAATTCCTGAACACCACTTGACGGTGATGGCCACCGATGGGGGCAAACCTGAACTCACAGGCACAGTGCAACTACTCATCACAGTCCTGGATGTGAACGATAACGCCCCCACTTTTGAACGATCTGAATACGAAGTGAAGATAGTAGAAAATGCAGCCCACGAAACTTTAGTGATCAGACTGAATGCCTCCGATGCAGACGAGGGCATCAATCGGGAGATTTTATACTCTTTTAATAGTCTATCACCACCTGTGATTAAAGATAACTTTCATATAAATCCAGATACAGGAGAAATTTCAGTCCAAGGTCATCTAGATTTTGAAGATGTTAATTCCTATGAAATTCGAGTTGATGCGACAGACAAAGGGACTCCCCCAatgattggtcattgcacagtCTTGGTGGAAGTCCTGGACGCCAATGATAACATCCCCAATATCGCAGTGACGTCGTTGTCGCTTCCAGTCAGAGAGGATGCGCCTCCAGGGACAGTCATTGCCTCAATCCGGGTGTCTGACCGAGACTCTGGCGCCAACGGGCAGGTGACTTGCTCACTGTCACCCCCTGGGCCCTTCACACTGGTGTCCACCTTCCGAAATTACTACTCACTGGTACTGAA
This region of Trichosurus vulpecula isolate mTriVul1 chromosome 3, mTriVul1.pri, whole genome shotgun sequence genomic DNA includes:
- the LOC118842039 gene encoding protocadherin alpha-8-like produces the protein MVFSWGGVLGAQQLLFLFLLYTSWEMGSGQVHYSLPEEAKHGTFVGRITQDLGLEVGELVSRLFRVVSKGSRDYLEVNVQNGILFVNSRIDREELCGRNLICSIHLEVIVEKPLQVFHVEVEIKDINDNPPLFPVKEQKLFIPEFRLPDSRFPVEGASDPDIGSNALLTYRLSTNDYFILEVKSKNDQSKLVELVLKKPLDREEIPEHHLTVMATDGGKPELTGTVQLLITVLDVNDNAPTFERSEYEVKIVENAAHETLVIRLNASDADEGINREILYSFNSLSPPVIKDNFHINPDTGEISVQGHLDFEDVNSYEIRVDATDKGTPPMIGHCTVLVEVLDANDNIPNIAVTSLSLPVREDAPPGTVIASIRVSDRDSGANGQVTCSLSPPGPFTLVSTFRNYYSLVLKGSVDRERVPAYELVVTARDGGKPALWATASVSVAIGDVNDNAPAFEQPVYTVFVKENNPPGSHIFTVSASDPDAQENALVSYSLVERRVGERPLSSYVSVHSESGKVYALQPLDHEELELLQFQVSARDAGFPPLGSNVSLQVFVLDENDNSPVVLPPHSGSGAGGVPGTQLVSQSVTAGHVVAKIRAVDADSGYNAWLSYELQPESGVGRSPFRVGLYTGEVSLTRALEESDGPRQTLLVLVKDHGEPALSTTATVYVSMAENGQTSKPFSGASGIAAKAGVGKETALVDVNVYLIIAICSVSSLLVLSLLLYVALRCSAPPQASYGSGKPTLVCSSEMGSWSYSQQRRQVCSGEGAAKKDLMAFSPNLPPCPVSGERGQKQEADLDSPGKVGDY